One genomic region from Leptospira dzoumogneensis encodes:
- a CDS encoding ATP-grasp domain-containing protein: protein MKKKGYFLSLGAGKNQVPLISAARALGLEVAAVDKNDKAPGFAMASLRIIESTFEYRRILRAVAENPLPTPIIGLGTRSFGKATYSTAYLAEKLKLKYASTESVLKFSDKQILKETLAPKGIRVPREIPASEIKAKSKSFPYPWILKPSQGSGKSGIQLVESDSDLKSISNLISPKKQPKSKTTANSPHPETWLLEEYIPGPEYTVLGLVEGSEFHLVNISLKETSSFPPFLEAAHRLPFPKSELEGEIKMLCRAIVKATGLKNCPFVAEFRSDENGDLVLIEAAPEVGGEYLADVLVPGYSGYDYFTNLVKLLVGEPITPPPSSLEIPKKLKSQVRFDIPPRGVSVLKSWENFPTAFGETILLDQNLKELGSKLDTSLGNETRTRVLCVRSKASSSEEEWNGSVKNRLKAEYEAR from the coding sequence ATGAAGAAAAAAGGGTATTTTCTCTCCTTAGGAGCCGGTAAAAACCAGGTACCCTTGATTTCTGCGGCAAGAGCACTGGGCTTGGAAGTAGCCGCAGTAGACAAAAACGATAAGGCGCCGGGCTTCGCGATGGCAAGCCTAAGGATCATAGAATCCACCTTCGAATACAGAAGGATCTTAAGAGCAGTCGCAGAAAATCCATTGCCTACTCCGATCATCGGGTTAGGAACAAGATCTTTCGGTAAAGCAACTTATAGCACTGCATATCTTGCGGAAAAATTAAAACTGAAATATGCAAGCACCGAATCTGTATTAAAATTTTCTGATAAACAAATTCTGAAAGAGACTTTGGCCCCAAAAGGGATAAGGGTCCCAAGAGAGATCCCTGCTTCGGAGATCAAAGCAAAGTCTAAATCTTTTCCTTATCCTTGGATCCTAAAACCTAGCCAGGGCAGCGGCAAATCAGGGATCCAACTCGTAGAATCCGATTCAGATCTGAAATCGATTTCTAATTTAATTTCCCCTAAAAAACAGCCTAAATCAAAAACCACTGCCAATTCCCCTCATCCTGAAACCTGGCTTTTAGAAGAGTATATTCCAGGTCCTGAATATACCGTTTTGGGATTGGTAGAAGGTTCCGAATTTCATTTGGTGAATATTTCCTTGAAGGAAACTTCTTCTTTTCCTCCTTTTCTGGAAGCCGCTCATCGTTTGCCCTTCCCAAAATCGGAATTGGAAGGAGAGATCAAGATGTTGTGCAGAGCAATCGTTAAGGCCACCGGTCTGAAAAATTGTCCTTTTGTAGCCGAGTTCAGATCGGACGAGAACGGGGATCTTGTTTTGATCGAAGCGGCTCCGGAAGTGGGCGGTGAATATCTGGCGGATGTTCTTGTTCCGGGTTATTCCGGTTACGATTATTTCACTAATTTAGTCAAACTTTTGGTGGGAGAACCGATCACCCCTCCCCCTTCTAGTTTAGAAATTCCTAAAAAACTAAAATCTCAAGTTCGTTTTGATATTCCTCCCAGAGGAGTTTCCGTTCTAAAATCCTGGGAAAATTTTCCCACCGCTTTCGGTGAGACAATTCTTTTGGACCAAAACTTAAAAGAGCTCGGTTCTAAACTGGATACTTCTTTAGGAAACGAAACAAGGACCAGAGTTCTTTGCGTAAGATCTAAAGCTTCTTCTTCGGAAGAAGAATGGAATGGTTCCGTGAAAAATCGTTTGAAGGCGGAATATGAAGCCCGCTGA